One Sphingomonas endolithica genomic window, GCGGCGGAGCGCGGTGAAGCTCGAATGCATCTCTGCTGCCATCGACCGCGCCATCGCGCGCGGCGCGTCCTCGACCGGCCAGAACAGGTCGCGCGAAGTTTTTTCGGCGAGGTAATCGATGATCGCCAGGCTGTCCCAGACCACGGCCTCGCCGTCCCACAGGATCGGCACCTTGCCGGACGACGGAGCGAATTCGTCGCCCTCGCGGCGCTTGTCCCACGCTTCGTCGTACAGCGGCACGACGACTTCCTCGAACAACAGGCCGGATTGCTTGGCGGCAAGCCAGCCGCGCAAGGACCAGGACGAATAGGCTTTGTTGCCGATGATGAGCTTCATGGCCGCTGCGATACCCGCGCGGGGCAGGGCGGTCTAGCCGATCGCTTCCATCACGGCGGCGCGCAGTTCCGGGATGCCGAGGCCGGTGTCGCTGGAGGTGACCAGGATGTCGGGGTGCGCGGCGGCACGCTTGCGTGCCTCCTCCTCGGTGCGCGTGGTGACCTCGGCCAGGTCGCTGGCCTTGATCTTGTCGGCCTTGGTCAGCACCAGGCGGTAGCTGACGGCGGCCTTGTCGAGCATCTCGAGGATGTCGCGATCGACATCCTTGATGCCGTGGCGCGAATCGATCAGCACCAATGCGCGCTTCAGTTCCTGCCGGCCGCGCAGGAAATCGTTGACCAGGAACCGCCACTTCTTGACGATGTCCTTGGGCGCCTTGGCAAAGCCGTAACCCGGCATGTCGACCAGGCGAAAGGCGAGCGGCTCGCCGACGTCGAAGAAGTTCAATTCCTGCGTGCGGCCCGGCGTGACCGAGGTACGCGCCAGCGCCTTGCGCCCCGTGAGCGCGTTGAGCAGCGACGACTTGCCGACATTGGAGCGGCCGGCAAAGGCCACTTCCGGCACGTCCGGATCCGGCAGGAATTCGAGCGCCGGCGCGGATTTCAGAAAGGCGATCGGCCCGGCGAAGGTCTTGCGCGCGGATTCGATCAGTTCGGGGGCGAACCCGGTATGATCCTGTTCGTCGTTCACTTGACCACCGCTTCCTTCATGCCCGGATGGCGGGCGTAGAGCAGGCGCTGCTGCAGGATCGTCAGGCAGTTCGAGGTGATCCAGTAAACCTGCAAGCCGACCGCGAACGGCGCCATCACGAACATCAGCACCCAGGGCATGATTGCGAAGATCTGCTTCTGCGTGTCGTCCATCGGGGCGGGGTTGAGTTTGAACTGGAAGAACATCGAGATACCGAGCAGCACCGGCACCACACCGATCGCCAGAAAGTGCGGCGGGGTGAAGGGCAGATAGCCGAACAGGTTGAGGATCGTCGCGGGATCCGGCGCGGAGAGATCCTTGATCCAGGCGACGAACGGCTGGTGGCGCATTTCGATCGTCAGCAGCAGCACCTTGTACAGCGCGTAGAAGATCGGGATCTGCAGCAGCGTCGGCAGGCAGCCGGCGAGCGGATTGACCTTCTCCGTCTTGTACAGCTGCATGATCTCCTGCTGCTGGCGCGGCTTGTCGTCCTTGTAGCGTTCCTGCAGCGCCTTCATCTTGGGCTGCAGCGACTTCATCGCCGCCATCGACTTGAACTGCTTCTGAGCGATCGGGAACATCAGCCCGCGGATCGTGAAGGTCAGCAGGATGATCGCCACGCCGAAATTGCCGACCATGCGGAACAGCCAGTCGAGATAATAGAAGATCGGCTTCTCGACGATGCGGAACCAGCCCCAGTCGATGCCGTGATCGAAGAAGGCGATGCCTTCCTTGTCGGTATAGCGATCGAGCAGGCGCACTTCCTTGGCACCGGCGAAGAAGCGCGAAGTCTGGGTCACCGCCTGGCCCGGCGCGACGAGGCGCGGGGCGACGTAATAGTCGGCCTGATAGGCCTTGTTGGCCCCGGCGCGGAACTGGCCGTCGAACGGCACCGACTGATCGGGGACGATCGCGGTCAGCCAATATTTGTCGCTGAAGCCGAGCCAGCCGCCGGTGGTGCTGAATTTCTGTGGTGCTTCGTCGACCGTGCTGAAGTTGGTGCCATAATCGGCACCGCCATTGTGCACCGACATCGGGCCGATCTGCACGGTCCAGGTATCCGGATCCTTGAATACGCCGTTGCGATTGACCAGGCCATAGGTCGCGACCGGGACAGGCGCGGTGCCGTTATTGGCAACCGTCTGTCGCACCGAGAACATGTAGCCGTCATCGACCGACAATTGGATGCGGAAGCTCTGGCCGTTCATGTTGGCCGCGGCGAGCGTAACCGGCTTGCCGGGGGCAAGGACGTTGCCGCTCGCCACCCAGATCGTATCGGCCGAAGGGGGCTTCAGGCCATCGTCGCGCCAGCCGAAGCCAGCGAAATAGGCATCCGGACCACCCGATGGCGACAGCAGGCGGATCGGCTGCGAATCCTTGGCGATGGTTTCCTTGTAGGTCGTCAGCGTCAGATCGTCGATCCGCGCGCCCTTCAGGTTGATCGAGCCGCGCATAGTCGGCGTCTCGATGCGGATGCGCGGTGTTTCGCCCAATACGACGTTGCGGTCACGCACGGCGGACGGTGCATCGGCGGCGGGATCGGCCGAGGGATTGGGCACCACCTTCGCCTTGCCGTCGACCATCTTGGTCACCGGGGGATTGGCAGCGGGGAAGAAGCGGCCCTGCAGATAGGGCCAGCCGAACAGGATCAGCGCCGCAATCACCGCGAACAGGATGAAGTTCTGCTTGTCGTCTTTCACTGGTCAGCAATCCTGTCGCGAATGTCTATCAGGGAACCGGGTCGTAACCCGAACCGCCCCAGGGGTGGCAGCGGCCAATCCGTCGTGCCGCCAGCCACCCGCCCTTGAAGGCGCCATAGCGGCGAAGCGCCTCGATTGCATAGGAGGAACAGCTTGGCGCGTACCGGCAGGTGGGGGGGAGGATCAGCGAGGGCCCGAGTTGCCAGCCGCGGGCGATGAGGATGAGCAGGCGGGCTAGCATGCGTTGCGGACGCTCAAACCGTCATCCCGGACTTGTTCCGGGATCCAACGTGCAGCCAACGCTACGTCCGTGAAAAAAGCGCTGCGCGTGCCGAGCGTTGGATGCCGGACCAAGTCCGGCATGA contains:
- the yidC gene encoding membrane protein insertase YidC, which encodes MKDDKQNFILFAVIAALILFGWPYLQGRFFPAANPPVTKMVDGKAKVVPNPSADPAADAPSAVRDRNVVLGETPRIRIETPTMRGSINLKGARIDDLTLTTYKETIAKDSQPIRLLSPSGGPDAYFAGFGWRDDGLKPPSADTIWVASGNVLAPGKPVTLAAANMNGQSFRIQLSVDDGYMFSVRQTVANNGTAPVPVATYGLVNRNGVFKDPDTWTVQIGPMSVHNGGADYGTNFSTVDEAPQKFSTTGGWLGFSDKYWLTAIVPDQSVPFDGQFRAGANKAYQADYYVAPRLVAPGQAVTQTSRFFAGAKEVRLLDRYTDKEGIAFFDHGIDWGWFRIVEKPIFYYLDWLFRMVGNFGVAIILLTFTIRGLMFPIAQKQFKSMAAMKSLQPKMKALQERYKDDKPRQQQEIMQLYKTEKVNPLAGCLPTLLQIPIFYALYKVLLLTIEMRHQPFVAWIKDLSAPDPATILNLFGYLPFTPPHFLAIGVVPVLLGISMFFQFKLNPAPMDDTQKQIFAIMPWVLMFVMAPFAVGLQVYWITSNCLTILQQRLLYARHPGMKEAVVK
- the yihA gene encoding ribosome biogenesis GTP-binding protein YihA/YsxC translates to MNDEQDHTGFAPELIESARKTFAGPIAFLKSAPALEFLPDPDVPEVAFAGRSNVGKSSLLNALTGRKALARTSVTPGRTQELNFFDVGEPLAFRLVDMPGYGFAKAPKDIVKKWRFLVNDFLRGRQELKRALVLIDSRHGIKDVDRDILEMLDKAAVSYRLVLTKADKIKASDLAEVTTRTEEEARKRAAAHPDILVTSSDTGLGIPELRAAVMEAIG
- the yidD gene encoding membrane protein insertion efficiency factor YidD; translation: MLARLLILIARGWQLGPSLILPPTCRYAPSCSSYAIEALRRYGAFKGGWLAARRIGRCHPWGGSGYDPVP
- a CDS encoding glutathione S-transferase family protein, translating into MKLIIGNKAYSSWSLRGWLAAKQSGLLFEEVVVPLYDEAWDKRREGDEFAPSSGKVPILWDGEAVVWDSLAIIDYLAEKTSRDLFWPVEDAPRAMARSMAAEMHSSFTALRRKHSMNIRQVFPPKRPDDDVLAELTRMMELWAQARARFGGDGDFLFGNFGAADIMFAPVVTRIVTYSLPIARFAAGYMDAVLQHPFMQDWIAAAQEEEWVIEKFELPASD